A region from the Canis aureus isolate CA01 chromosome 8, VMU_Caureus_v.1.0, whole genome shotgun sequence genome encodes:
- the LOC144318884 gene encoding caspase-14-like, whose protein sequence is MAFLVAGTLQVASLLADARQSLERKGKYSLQGPRVALTLSTPEVSASTVAVLEAVFRTLGFECCQRTEASVQGFLGELAGFREQLDGLGGPVGCALVALLAPRGQLGQPQQLVRELSRCRALWGRPKVFLLLSSAPGGALERGAFLTGLSRLCGRCRHWSLLQLLTEVFYRTTEESEATYCPVFRSSLRGTLCLGDVEPWEPQLEPSPRAQYDLSGTRAALLLSVIRSRPGAKHDVEALGSLCQALNFKITLRTNPTAQAFQEEMVQFRECLDALSAPVSCALVALMAHGGPQGQLLGADGQEVQPEALVQELNRCRALWGCPKIFLLQACRGGHRDAGVGPTALSWFRRWLRASPTTPSHADVLEIYTDAQGSASRGPTAGSSDQADILMVYAAAEGCVAYRDEKGSDFIQTLAEVLRADPGGDLLELLTEVNRRVCELDVLGPDCPERRKACLEIRSSLRRPLCLQA, encoded by the exons ATGGCCTTCCTGGTGGCTGGGACCCTGCAGGTGGCCTCGCTGTTGGCAGATGCCCGACAGAGTCTGGAAAGAAAG GGGAAGTACAGCTTGCAGGGTCCCAGGGTGGCCCTGACTCTCAGCACCCCTGAGGTGTCAGCCTCTACCGTGGCTGTCCTGGAGGCCGTGTTCCGGACCCTGGGTTTCGAGTGCTGCCAGAGGACCGAGGCCTCTGTCCAG GGCTTCCTCGGGGAGCTGGCTGGGTTCCGGGAGCAGCTGGACGGCCTCGGGGGCCCTGTGGGCTGTGCTCTAGTGGCTCTGCTGGCCCCCCGTGGGCAGCTGGGGCAGCCCCAGCAGCTGGTCCGGGAGCTGAGCCGCTGTAGGGCCCTGTGGGGCCGCCCCAAGGTTTTCCTGCTGCTCTCAAGTGCTCCTGGGG GTGCCCTGGAGCGCGGAGCCTTCCTCACGGGCCTGAGCCGGCTCTGCGGCCGCTGTCGGCACTGGTCCCTGCTGCAGCTGCTGACGGAG GTCTTCTACAGGACAACTGAAGAGTCAGAGGCCACCTACTGCCCAGTCTTTCGGAGCTCCTTGCGGGGCACACTGTGCCTGGGGGATGTGGAACCTTGGGAGCCGCAG CTGGAACCCAGCCCCAGGGCTCAGTATGACCTGTCCGGGACCAGGGCCGCCCTCCTCCTGTCGGTGATCCGCAGCCGGCCTGGGGCCAAGCACGATGTGGAGGCGCTGGGGagcctgtgccaggccctgaacTTCAAGATCACCCTAAGGACAAACCCTACAGCCCAG GCTTTCCAGGAGGAGATGGTGCAGTTCCGAGAGTGCCTGGATGCCCTCAGCGCCCCGGTGAGCTGTGCCCTAGTGGCCCTGATGGCCCAcggggggccccaggggcagctgCTGGGGGCTGATGGCCAGGAGGTACAGCCAGAGGCACTGGTGCAGGAGCTGAACCGCTGCAGGGCCTTGTGGGGCTGCCCCAAGATCTTCCTGCTTCAGGCCTGCCGTGGGG GGCATAGGGATGCCGGCGTGGGGCCCACAGCTCTCTCCTGGTTTCGGCGCTGGCTGCGGGCATCACCGACCACCCCGTCGCACGCCGATGTCCTTGAGATCTACACTGATGCCCAAG GCAGCGCCTCCCGGGGCCCCACTGCCGGGAGCTCTGACCAAGCAGACATCCTGATGGTCTATGCAGCTGCCGAGG GCTGCGTAGCCTATCGTGACGAGAAGGGCTCGGACTTTATCCAGACTCTGGCCGAGGTCCTCAGAGCTGACCCCGGGGGGGACCTCCTGGAGCTGCTGACCGAG GTCAACCGGCGGGTGTGCGAACTGGACGTGCTGGGTCCCGACTGCCCGGAGCGCCGCAAGGCTTGCCTGGAGATCCGCAGCTCGCTGCGGCGGCCGCTCTGCCTGCAGGCCTGA